A stretch of Malus sylvestris chromosome 11, drMalSylv7.2, whole genome shotgun sequence DNA encodes these proteins:
- the LOC126591397 gene encoding nuclear transcription factor Y subunit B-3-like: MADSDNDSGGAHGKSELSPREQDRLLPIANVSRIMKKALPANAKISKDAKETVQECVSEFISFITGEASDKCQREKRKTINGDDLLWAMTTLGFEEYVEPLKVYLQRFREMEGEKSSVAARDKDGSGGGIGGVGYEGGGGGGGGSSGGAGVYWQQQHQGHVYGGSGFHQMGVSGVGMGKSGPGSNMGRPR, from the coding sequence ATGGCGGACTCCGACAACGACTCGGGAGGAGCGCACGGGAAGAGCGAGCTCTCGCCGCGGGAACAGGACCGGTTGCTGCCGATAGCGAACGTGAGCCGGATCATGAAGAAGGCGCTGCCGGCGAATGCGAAGATCTCGAAAGACGCGAAGGAGACGGTGCAGGAATGCGTGTCGGAGTTCATAAGCTTCATTACCGGGGAGGCCTCCGACAAGTGTCAGAGGGAGAAGAGGAAGACGATCAACGGCGACGATTTGCTCTGGGCGATGACGACGTTAGGGTTCGAGGAGTACGTGGAGCCTCTGAAGGTTTACTTGCAGAGGTTTAGGGAGATGGAAGGGGAGAAGAGCAGCGTGGCGGCGCGTGACAAGGACGGGAGCGGTGGCGGAATCGGTGGGGTTGGGTATGAggggggtggtggtggtggtggtgggagtAGTGGTGGAGCTGGGGTATATTGGCAGCAGCAGCATCAGGGCCACGTGTACGGAGGGAGTGGGTTCCATCAGATGGGTGTGAGTGGAGTTGGAATGGGGAAGAGTGGGCCTGGATCCAACATGGGTAGGCCCAGATGA